One genomic window of Coregonus clupeaformis isolate EN_2021a chromosome 12, ASM2061545v1, whole genome shotgun sequence includes the following:
- the LOC121578787 gene encoding transcription factor HES-5-like: protein MSQVGTPQFLTAMAPFAESNRPTSVENSPCSSNNKLRKLIVEKIRRDRINSSIEQLRKLLHGGQICGQQQQQRSSNLEKADILELAVSFLQKETTAGVSPTYSQGCSQCLQETLRHLSLHAPLQAAELEEIKRFYVLQKTALSRRMSVQQ from the exons ATGTCCCAAGTTGGAACGCCTCAGTTTCTAACGGCCATGGCTCCTTTTGCTGAAAGCAATAGGCCTACTTCTGTTGAGAACTCGCCCTGTTCATCCAACAATAAG TTACGGAAGCTCATTGTGGAGAAAATTCGGAGAGACCGCATCAACAGCAGCATTGAGCAACTGAGGAAACTTCTCCACGGAGGACAGATATgtggccagcagcagcagcagcgctcATCCAACCTGGAGAAAGCCGATATTTTGGAGTTGGCAGTGAGTTTCCTACAGAAGGAGACCACAGCGGGCGTTTCGCCCACCTACTCCCAGGGCTGCTCCCAGTGTCTGCAGGAGACCCTCCGCCACCTGTCCCTTCACGCGCCCCTGCAGGCTGCAGAACTAGAGGAGATCAAACGCTTTTACGTGCTCCAGAAAACAGCCCTGTCCAGGCGCATGTCAG TTCAGCAATGA